Genomic segment of Planctomycetota bacterium:
TCGTCTTTCTGGCCGCTCCGGTCAAAGTTATCTCCAAAAACAATAAAGTTGTCGCGATTGAATGCATAAAAATGAAGCTCGGTTCTGCGGATTCCTCCGGACGCCGTAAACCCATTCCGGTTAAAGGCTCCAACTTCCGCATAAAAACCGGAACGATTATAAAAGCCATCGGAGAATCTCCCGAAACAAGCTTTATCCCGGCCAGTCTCCTTAAAGACAATCTGGTCTGCGTGGATAAATGGGGAATGACCGCACAAAACAATATCTTCGCGGCGGGCGATACGGTTACCGGGCCGAAAACGGTTGTCGAAGCCATCGGCGCGGGAAAACGCTCCGCTCAGGCAATTGATAAATACGTAAGAACCGGCACAGTATCATTCAAGGAAGTGCCTGAAATAAAACCGGTCCGGTTTGAACAGCTTAATACCGCTTATTTCGAACACGCCCCGCGCGTCTCGATGCCCCACCTGGAATTTAAAGAGCGGGTTAAGAGCACCAAAGAGGTATATCTGGGCTACAAGCCGAATGACGCCATAACCGAATCAGACCGGTGTTTCAGCTGCGGAGTCTGCAACTTCTGCGATAACTGCTGGGTCTTCTGTCCCGATATGGCAGTGATAAAAAAGAAAAGCAAACCTGCCCGACAGTCAGGCGGGTACGAATTCAATTACGATTATTGCAAAGGCTGCGGCATCTGCGCCTCGGAATGCCCCAGAAACGTAATTTCATTAGTTGAGGAGAAAAAGTAAATAAGTCTCTTAGGCTCTTAGCCTTTTAGACTTTTAGCCTTATTATGAAAGAAGTAACCACCGGAAATCACGCGGTCTCTTACGGCGCGATGTTAAGCCGCGCGCAGGTAATCGCCGCATACCCGATTACCCCGCAGACCCAAATCGTGGAGTTACTCTCCAATTTCTGCGCCACGGGAAAACTCAAAGCCAAGTTTATCAAGGTGGAATCCGAACATTCGGTCATGGCGGCTTCTATCGGCGCATCTCTTGCCGGAGCGCGCGCCTTCACCGCTACCAGCGGACAGGGACTCGCCTTGATGCACGAAATGATACACTGGGCGGCTAACGGACGTCTCCCCATCGTCATGGCGGATGTCAACCGCTCCATGGCGCCCGGCTGGTCTATCTGGACCGACCAGAACGATACCCTTTCCCAGCGCGATACCGGCTGGATACAGCTCTATTGCGAATCTTCCCAGGAAGTAACCGACAGCATCATCCAGGGATTCAAAATCGCCGAAAACGTCTACCTGCCGGTCATGGTCATCCTGGATGCCTTTGTGCTGTCGCATACTTCGGAAGTAATCGATTTGCCGGATATCAAACTGGTGGATAAATACCTTCCGCCGTTCAAACCCAAAGACAAGCTGGATTTGAAAAACCCCCGCGCCTTCGGCGGATTGGTTACGCCGGACTTTAATTTCGAACTGAAATATAAAATGCAGGAGGCCATGAATAAAACGATTCCGGTTGCCAAATGGGCCGACCGGGAATTCAAGCGCGTCATCGGCCGCTCCTACGGAATTATCGAAGCCTATAAATGCGAAAAAGCGGATACTATTCTCGTCACTTCCGGCACGATTACCTCGACCAGCCGTTACGTAATAAACCAATTGCACGCCCAGGGCAAAAAGAACGTCGGGATATTGAAAATCAGGATGTTCCGCCCCTTCCCGGCAAAAGAAGTCGTCAGCGTCTTGGGCAAAGCCAAAAAGGTCGCCGTTATCGACCGCAATATCGGCTACGGGGTCGGCGGCATATTCTGCCAGGAAGTCAAGGCCGCTTTCGGGAATGAAAAGAAACACCCGGAATTCTTCAACTTCATTACCGGCATCGGCGGGCGAGACGTTACCCCAAAGG
This window contains:
- the porA gene encoding pyruvate ferredoxin oxidoreductase, whose translation is MKEVTTGNHAVSYGAMLSRAQVIAAYPITPQTQIVELLSNFCATGKLKAKFIKVESEHSVMAASIGASLAGARAFTATSGQGLALMHEMIHWAANGRLPIVMADVNRSMAPGWSIWTDQNDTLSQRDTGWIQLYCESSQEVTDSIIQGFKIAENVYLPVMVILDAFVLSHTSEVIDLPDIKLVDKYLPPFKPKDKLDLKNPRAFGGLVTPDFNFELKYKMQEAMNKTIPVAKWADREFKRVIGRSYGIIEAYKCEKADTILVTSGTITSTSRYVINQLHAQGKKNVGILKIRMFRPFPAKEVVSVLGKAKKVAVIDRNIGYGVGGIFCQEVKAAFGNEKKHPEFFNFITGIGGRDVTPKDIQGIIDYTETHKKPKEEIVWVGLRK